The window TCTACATCAAGGGCGATCTCACGGATCCGATCACGCTTCGCGCAATGATGCGCGCGGAGAATTTCCTGAGGAACCTTCCGGAAGTCGGCGGCGTGGTTTCTCCCGCGAGCCTCGTGGGTGAAACTCGGCGCCTCCTTACCGATTCATACGGCATACCGGCCACCGGGCGGGAGGCGCACGCGATGTATTTCTTTCTCGAAGGCGACCCCTACGTCGAGTCACTGGTCGATCCCGAGCACGAGCACGGATTGGTCCTGGGGTACGTGCGGGCGGTGGATACGCAGCAGGTCGGCCGATTGGCGGATGTGTTGGCGGACTATCTCAAGTCCGAGATGTCCGAACCCTGGGTTGAAGTGGATACACGACTCCTTCCCGGCAACATGGGGCCGCTGGTGCGCAACGCCGCCGTTCGATGGATTGAGCAGGAAAGGCTTTGGCTCCTGCGCGGACCGGAGCCCGGCTACCCGGAGACTCTGAAACGGCTGGGCGCTCTGGAAAGGGAGGGCGCGGGCACGCTCTTCAGAGTGCCGCGGAGCGTGGTCGAACCGATTTTGAAGGGCGGAGGACCCGTCCGGATGGCCGGATTCGAGGCCATCCAGACGGGCTATCCCATTCTGACGAAACGCCTGGAGCAGCTCCTTCTTTCAAGCCAGAAACAAAGCATTGCCATCGCGTCCATCGCCGTGCTTATTCTGCTGACGATCTCCGTTCGCTCGGCCAAGATCGCGCTGATCGGAATGGTGCCGGTCCTCTTTCCACTCGCCCTTGCGCTGGGGCTCATGGGCTTCCTCGGCATCCCGATCGACTTTGGGACCGTTCTCCTTGGAGGGATCACCCTGGGTCTGGGCGTCGATGGCGCGATCCACGTGCTTTCCTCCGTGAAAGCGAAAATCGGGGAAGGGCAACCGTTCGATGAGGCCATGATAGCCACCACCAAGACGGTCGGCCGTTCGTTCTTCATGGCCACAGCCTCCACGCTGGCGGGATTTCTGATCCTGGCCTTTTCCGAGATCAAAACGGCGTCCAATCTCGCGGTGACCTGCGGTCTCGGCATCTCGCTCGTCATGCTGGCCGTTCTGTTCCTCCTGCCTGCTCTCATGCCATTCGTTCTCAAGCCAAGGCGTTGAAGAAAGCCGTTCTCTTCCTCTGCGTGGCCAACTCCGCCCGGAGCCAGATGGCGGAGGGCTGGTTCCGCGATCTCGCGCACTCTCCCCCTTATTGCGGACGTCCTGTCCGCCGAAAACGTCGAGAGTACGGCCGGCCTCACGCCGGGCCGCCGGATCGCCCCGTCTTCAGCGCCGGTTCCCACCCGAGCATCGTTCATCCGCTGGCTATCCAGGCGATGGGCGAGGTCGGGATCAACATCACGTCGCATCGATCGAAGGGAATCGACTCTATCCCGCTCGATCAGGTGGGCACCGTGATCACGCTCTGCGCCGAGGAGGTCTGCCCCGTCCTGCCGGGGGAAGTGAAGCGATTGCACTGGCCTTTGCCCGATCCCGTGGGAGCGGGCACCACGCCGATCGAAGGCTTCCGCCGCGTCCGCGACGAGCTCGCCCGCCGCATCCGTATATTCCTGCGCGACACCCGCGCTGTTTGACGCTCCGTGCCGTTGGCGGTAGCATCACCCCTCTGGAGGTGATCACATGCCAAGATCAAGCCGCTTTTCCATTGCTTTTGGAGCTGTTTTCGTTGCCGCCGCGATGGGCGTGGCGCTGTGGACCTGCTCCGATTCGGAAGACAAATCCGCAAGCTCGGTACGCGTCGAGTTTGACCTCGACAAACTGATTGGTCCGACCGAGGGCACCGGGGCCGGCGCGAAGAAGATCACCTCCGAATCCGACCTGATCGGCGGCGAGGCGGCCCAGGGACGTGTGGGCGACACCCTCCTCCAGAACGACAAGATCCGCGTCATCATTCAACAGCCGGACCGCAACATCGGCCCGGGCCCATTCGGCGGCAACATCATCGACGGCGACATTGTGCGAAGCGATGGAAAAGGACAGGACGTGATCGGCGAGATCTCCGTGTTCTTCAATCTGGGGCGGACGGTGGATGCGAAAACCGTGGAGGTCGTTCGCGATGGCTCCAAGGGCGGCGCGGCCGTGGTGGCTGCAACCGGGCCGGATGAAGTGCTGGACTACCTCAACATCCGCTCCGTGGTGTCCTCGTATCTCCCCGGCCTGGGGGACTCACTCCCCGTCAATCCGGACGAGGATATGCCGCTCACGATCACGAACTACTACATTCTGAAGCCCGGCGATTCCGCGGTGCGATTCGTCACCGCGATTCATAATGAAGGGTCCACCGATCAGATCCTCCTTGCCGGCGATCTGCTCGACAGCGGCGGGACGGTCGAGTTCTTCAACCCCTCGTCCACGCTCGCGGGTTTCGGCTACAAAACGGCCATCCCCGAGAAAATGAATTTCCTCGGCTTCCGCGGAAAACAGTCCTCGTACGCGTATGCTCCACCGCTCAAGGACGGCAAGGAGAACGCGGCCTATCTGGCCATCAGCGGAGTGGCCGGCACCGTCATCGGCACCGTCAACGTCATCCAGACCCTGCTCTCTCCACCGCCGCTCAGAGCCTCCACCGAGGGCGCCCTGGTCGTTCCGGCAGGCGGCACGGCTTCCTACGAGAGATGGGTCGCCGTGGGAACCGGCTCGCTCAGCACCGTGACCGATGCCCTTTACTCGGCCCGCCAGATCCCGACCGGCCAGGTTGAAGGAACGGTCGCCGATTCGAGCGGATCGGCGCTGGCCGGAGTTCGCGTTTCTGCAATCAATAATCTCGGCGCCGCGGTTACGCAGTTCCTCAGCGATGCAAGCGGCAAGTTCAGCGGCACGCTCCCGGCGGGCACGTACTCCCTGTCCGCCCAGGTCCCGGGTCGGCTCGTCACTCAAAAGGGTTCAGTGACCGTGAGTCCAGGAGCGGTCACCGCCGGAAAAGTGGTCCTCTCCAAGCTGACCCAGGTGAGCGTAAATATCGCCTCGCCGGGCGGGACGGCGCTCCCCGGAAAGGTTTCTTTCCTCTGTGCGGACACCTGTCCGGAAGAGAAATCCTCCCAACTGCGCGACATCTCGTACGACTCCGTCGGCGACCCGATCTTCCAGCAGGATTTCATCGACAATTCGGGAAAGGCCACCGTGGCCGTCGCGCCTGGGACCTACAAAGTGGTCGTCTCCCGCGGCATCACGTACTCCCTCTGGCCGAACGATTTCCGCTGGAACGGCGACGTGAGCAAGTCCGGCGGCTACGATCTCACCCTTGCCGAGGGCGAAACGAAAAGCGTCGCGGCAACCCTCGCGAAGGTGGTCGACACGTCGGAATACCTCTCGGGCGATTTCCACGTCCACGCGATCAATTCGCCGGACAGCCCGGTGCCGAACCTCGAGCGGGTGATCACTTTTCTCGGGGAAGGCGTGGATGTCCTCGTCTCCTCCGATCACGACTATGTGACCGATTTTGCACCGACGGTGAAGGACCTGAACGCCGGGTCGTATCTCGCCACCATCGTGGGGAACGAACTCACCACGTTCGACTACGGCCATTTCAACGGGTTTCCCGTGCAGGTGAAAGCGGGCAGCATCAACGGTGGCGCGTTCGATTGGGGCGGAGGAACGGGGCCGAGCGCGCATCCCGGTGCGATCTTCGAGCAGTTCCTCGCGGAACCGGGGGAACAGGTGGTGCAGGTGAATCACCCGGACTGGGGCTACTTCAAATACATCCTGCTTGACGTGAAATCCGGCGCGACGGCCGAGAAACCGTCCAAATTCAGAATGGCCGATCCGGAGGGTTCCACGTCCGCCGACACCAAGCTCCTAAGCGAGAAGTTCAACGCCATCGAGCTATACAACGGCTTCGACGCCAAGCGATTCAATGTGTGCGCGAACTGGTGGCTGGGTTTGATCAACCGGGGCGTCGTTACGACCGGCACGGCGGTGTCCGACACGCATCAGTGGCGCGCGACTCAGAGCGGCTTTCCGCGGAGCTACATCCGCGTCGGAGCGGGCAAGGACAAGATCAGCCCGTTTGACGAAGCCGCTTTCGTGGCGGCCACGAACGCGCACCGGCTCTTTGGAACGAACGGTCCCTTCGTGCGACTTCACGCCGCGAACGCCAAGGGTGAGAAAGTGGAAACGGGCGATACCCTCGCGTCCGGCGGAAGTGGACAGACAATCACGTTCACTGTGGAAGTTCAGACCCCCGCCTGGTTCAAGGTGAACAAGGTGGATTTGATCTCAAACGTGACCGATACGATCCCCGCGGCGGGCAAGACCAACGACCAATCACCGAAACCGCTGGCCACGCAGGAGGTGAAGCTCACCGATGCCGATCTTCAAGCGGGCGCGGAAGGCGGGGCGGACTACAAGCGCTACGTCGCGACCGTAACATTCACCGATGCGCCGCAGAAGGACAGCTACTACGTTGCGCTCGTCAGTGGCGAAGGGAATCTGTATCCGGTGGTGACCGATTCGGTCGCTCCGTTCGCCTTCACCAATCCGGTTTTCGTGGACGTGAACGGCGGAGGCTGGAAACCGATGGTCTCGCGCCAAGCCCCGCCCCGCTGGGCGCCTGAAGTTCTGGCCCGCGTGAATCCCGCCAAACGCCAGGCCACCGAAGCCGACTTCTGGGCCCTCGTCAAGATCGCCCAGACGATCAAGTAGGGGAATTAAAGGTGACAGTATACTCTATTTCTTGGCCCGTCGGCCGCGCGGTCGGCCCTTCGGCCAGCCGCGTTTGCGCGGGAGGAGGACCCGCCCGAGCTTCTTCTCCCACCGCCTGACCCAGACCAGGTCACCCAAGGGGCGACCCGTCCGTCCACTCGTGCGAATCCCTTCCAACTCGGCGGGATTCTCTTCGCCCTTCAGGAACGCCGCCCAATCGGATTCCATTTCGCGGAACGGGCTGGACTTTACCAAGCGGTCGGGTTCCCCCGTCGCATGATGCCGGGCACTGGACCATCGGTGGTCTTGGGCGCGCTTCACCATCCCCGCCCGCACCGGGTTTCGCTCCACGTACCGCGCCACGGCCAGAAGATGTCGGTCCTTCTCGATGGGGAAGGAATGGAATCGCTCCTGGAAGAGGTGGCCTCGAACACCCTCCCGGAGGTTGACTCGAAGCGTGTACTGGCGATGGGTCTCGCCGATCGCCCGCGCCAGGGAATCGGCACGGCCGGGCACGACGAGCAAGTGAATGTGGTTGGTCATCAGGCACCACGCCCAGATTTCCAAATTGTGCTGGGACGCCGATTCGGCCAGGAGATCGAGGTAGATCAAACGGTCCTTGTCCGAATGGAAGAGTTGAATGGAGCGGACCCCTCTCTGAATCACATGGTGAGGGGCACCAGGGACGACCACGCGAGCCAATCGCGACATGAGGCGGATCGTAGGGCGGGTCGCGGCCGCTGTCAAGAGCTATTCATGTATACTGTCACCGATCATCCTGCTGCGGGGGTTAAGCAAATAGAGTATACTGTCACCGAATATATAAGGACGACCCGGGGAGTCCACATGAATTGACCGCCGTCATGTTTTGGTGGCGAATCGGATGGCATCCTGCCCGGCGTATGCGAGAGACAAGATGAGCCAAACAGGTGCCGAGGCCGAGTCGGTCTCCGCGGCATCGGCGAGAAAGGTCAGGTTTGGAGCCGGATCCAAGATGGCGCCGAAGGGAATCCTCCGCCAGCCGCCCGTGAGCTTCGACCATGCGCCGTTCATGGTCATCTGGGAAATCACGAGGGCTTGCGATCTCTCCTGTGTTCACTGTCGAGCCCAGGCCGAACCCGCCGG is drawn from Nitrospirota bacterium and contains these coding sequences:
- a CDS encoding arsenate reductase ArsC translates to MAEGWFRDLAHSPPYCGRPVRRKRREYGRPHAGPPDRPVFSAGSHPSIVHPLAIQAMGEVGINITSHRSKGIDSIPLDQVGTVITLCAEEVCPVLPGEVKRLHWPLPDPVGAGTTPIEGFRRVRDELARRIRIFLRDTRAV
- a CDS encoding carboxypeptidase regulatory-like domain-containing protein; amino-acid sequence: MPRSSRFSIAFGAVFVAAAMGVALWTCSDSEDKSASSVRVEFDLDKLIGPTEGTGAGAKKITSESDLIGGEAAQGRVGDTLLQNDKIRVIIQQPDRNIGPGPFGGNIIDGDIVRSDGKGQDVIGEISVFFNLGRTVDAKTVEVVRDGSKGGAAVVAATGPDEVLDYLNIRSVVSSYLPGLGDSLPVNPDEDMPLTITNYYILKPGDSAVRFVTAIHNEGSTDQILLAGDLLDSGGTVEFFNPSSTLAGFGYKTAIPEKMNFLGFRGKQSSYAYAPPLKDGKENAAYLAISGVAGTVIGTVNVIQTLLSPPPLRASTEGALVVPAGGTASYERWVAVGTGSLSTVTDALYSARQIPTGQVEGTVADSSGSALAGVRVSAINNLGAAVTQFLSDASGKFSGTLPAGTYSLSAQVPGRLVTQKGSVTVSPGAVTAGKVVLSKLTQVSVNIASPGGTALPGKVSFLCADTCPEEKSSQLRDISYDSVGDPIFQQDFIDNSGKATVAVAPGTYKVVVSRGITYSLWPNDFRWNGDVSKSGGYDLTLAEGETKSVAATLAKVVDTSEYLSGDFHVHAINSPDSPVPNLERVITFLGEGVDVLVSSDHDYVTDFAPTVKDLNAGSYLATIVGNELTTFDYGHFNGFPVQVKAGSINGGAFDWGGGTGPSAHPGAIFEQFLAEPGEQVVQVNHPDWGYFKYILLDVKSGATAEKPSKFRMADPEGSTSADTKLLSEKFNAIELYNGFDAKRFNVCANWWLGLINRGVVTTGTAVSDTHQWRATQSGFPRSYIRVGAGKDKISPFDEAAFVAATNAHRLFGTNGPFVRLHAANAKGEKVETGDTLASGGSGQTITFTVEVQTPAWFKVNKVDLISNVTDTIPAAGKTNDQSPKPLATQEVKLTDADLQAGAEGGADYKRYVATVTFTDAPQKDSYYVALVSGEGNLYPVVTDSVAPFAFTNPVFVDVNGGGWKPMVSRQAPPRWAPEVLARVNPAKRQATEADFWALVKIAQTIK
- a CDS encoding transposase — translated: MSRLARVVVPGAPHHVIQRGVRSIQLFHSDKDRLIYLDLLAESASQHNLEIWAWCLMTNHIHLLVVPGRADSLARAIGETHRQYTLRVNLREGVRGHLFQERFHSFPIEKDRHLLAVARYVERNPVRAGMVKRAQDHRWSSARHHATGEPDRLVKSSPFREMESDWAAFLKGEENPAELEGIRTSGRTGRPLGDLVWVRRWEKKLGRVLLPRKRGWPKGRPRGRRAKK